One window of the Vigna radiata var. radiata cultivar VC1973A chromosome 1, Vradiata_ver6, whole genome shotgun sequence genome contains the following:
- the LOC106771900 gene encoding K(+) efflux antiporter 5, with translation MTTATLGPKERRAFGLWCCVVCLAICARVCSAARSDKETRERFYGNIANLTSPESNNTLAKMFDRVLEKEFSENDQPEESDKSSFNSSVADQQAVLETVAKITHEKSKRNDTHEGNATRAFQFQDVFSLENEDSDDVTTLIDKKDNVFVMSNKKSKYPVLQVDLRLISDLVVVIVSAAIAGIVFSCLGQPVIVGYLLAGSLIGPGGLKFISEMVQVETVAQFGVVFLLFALGLEFSLAKLKAVGAVAVLGGLLQIVIFMFMCGILSMLFGASLSEGVFVGSFLSMSSTAVVVKFLVERNSSNALHVQITIGTLIFQDCAVGLLFALLPVLGGNSGLLQGIMSMGRLLLVLSLYITATSILSWSFVPRFLKLMMRLSSQTNELYQLAAVAFCLLSAWCSDKLGLSLELGSFMAGVMISTTDFGQHTLDQVEPIRNLFAALFLSSIGMLIHVHFLWNHVDILLASVILVVVVKTAVVAIVTKAFGYSLKTAFIVGISLAQIGEFAFVLLSRASNLHLVEGKMYLLLLGTTALSLVTTPLLFKLIPAVMNLGVLMHWFPSESTTQIEGKVSVNEASRML, from the exons ATGACGACGGCGACTCTCGGCCCGAAGGAGCGGCGGGCTTTTGGGCTCTGGTGCTGCGTTGTGTGCCTCGCGATCTGCGCTAGGGTTTGCAGCGCGGCCAGATCGGACAAGGAAACGCGCGAGAGGTTCTACGGAAACATAGCCAATTTGACGTCGCCCGAATCCAACAACACCTTGGCCAAGATGTTCGATCGCGTTCTCGAGAAGGAGTTTTCTGAGAATGACCAACCAGAAG AATCTGACAAAAGCAGCTTCAATAGCAGTGTAGCAGATCAGCAG GCTGTATTGGAGACTGTAGCTAAAATTACTCACGAGAAATCAAAGAGAAATGATACACATGAGGGAAA TGCTACGAGAGCATTTCAGTTTCAGGATGTGTTCTCACTGGAAAATGAAGATTCCGATGATGTGACAACTTTGATTGATAAAAAG GACAATGTGTTCGTTATGTCTAACAAGAAATCCAAATATCCTGTGCTTCAAGTGGATTTGAG GCTAATATCAGATTTGGTGGTTGTAATAGTTTCAGCAGCCATTGCTGGGATTGTCTTTTCTTGTTTGGGACAACCG GTTATCGTGGGCTATCTTCTTGCAGGCTCACTTATTGGACCTGGCGGTTTGAAATTTATCAGTGAAATGGTGCAG GTTGAGACTGTTGCACAATTTGGTGTAGTGTTTCTTCTCTTTGCTTTAGGGCTGGAATTTTCCCTGGCAAAG TTAAAAGCTGTGGGGGCTGTTGCTGTTCTTGGAGGACTACTTCAAATTGTCATTTTTATGTTCATGTGTGGCATTCTTTCCATG TTATTTGGAGCCTCATTGTCTGAAGGTGTTTTTGTGGGTTCCTTTCTGTCCATGTCATCAACAGCAGTA GTGGTGAAGTTTTTGGTGGAGCGAAATAGTAGTAATGCTCTTCATGTTCAAATTACAATTGGGACTCTTATTTTTCAG GATTGTGCAGTGGGTTTACTATTTGCTTTGCTCCCAGTTTTGGGTGGTAACAGTGGCCTTTTACAAGGAATAATGTCAATGGGGAGACT GCTGCTAGTGTTGTCTTTGTACATCACTGCTACATCCATATTGTCATGGTCATTTGTTCCTCGGTTTCTTAAACTGATGATGCGGCTGTCATCTCAG ACTAATGAACTTTATCAGCTAGCTGCTGTTGCTTTCTGCTTGTTATCTGCATGg TGCAGTGATAAGCTAGGCCTTAGTCTTGAGCTGGGTTCATTTATGGCTGGTGTTATGATTTCCACAACAGACTTCGGTCAACATACTTTGGACCAG GTGGAACCAATTCGTAACCTATTTGCAGCTCTCTTTCTCTCGAGTATTGGAATGCTTATACACGTGCATTTCCTTTGGAACCATGTGGATATCCTGCTGGCATCTGTTATTCTGGTTGTAGTTGTTAAAACTGCTGTTGTTGCTATAGTCACCAAGGCCTTTGGTTATAGCCTTAAGACGGCATTTATT GTTGGTATCTCGCTTGCCCAAATAGGTGAATTTGCTTTTGTCCTCCTGAGTCGTGCTTCAAATCTTCACCTTGTTGAG ggGAAAATGTATCTTCTTCTTCTAGGGACAACGGCTCTCAGTCTG GTCACAACTCCACTTTTGTTTAAATTGATACCTGCTGTCATGAATCTGGGTGTTCTCATGCACTGGTTCCCCTCTGAAAGTACAACACAAATTGAG GGGAAAGTATCTGTGAATGAAGCAAGCAGAATGTTATGA
- the LOC106773276 gene encoding probable ribosomal protein S11, mitochondrial: MYRLFSCIRHGRGSSLVSLLASKPAFPFDAAMRPRRLPQNDGHVRGFSSSNFDWGSLLRNQNVNAEGNAPPDMRNLENRKRISWNNGNQNVNADANAYPNFMQNRNVNSRMWNNLGQNVKANADAPPDFMQDKENINLESKNDVRTGLNSRPMDFVRGILDEDNFMRGGSFQYQYQYEQDADHVHIKMLRNNTFVTVTDSKGNVKLSGSAGSLKDLKSGQKLSRYAAEATAEVVGRRSRALGLKSVVMKVNGFTHFSRKRRAIMSWKEGFTSDSRGGRNPIVFIEDTTRKPHNGCRLPKKRRI, from the exons atgtaTCGACTTTTCTCTTGCATTCGCCATGGCCGTGGATCTTCCCTAGTATCTCTCCTTGCATCAAAACCTGCGTTTCCATTCGATGCCGCTATGCGACCTCGCCGCTTACCTCAAAACGACG GACATGTTAGGGGattttcaagttcaaattttGATTGGGGAAGCCTTCTAAGAAACCAGAATGTGAATGCAGAGGGGAATGCTCCTCCAGACATGCGGAATTTAGAAAACAGAAAACGCATAAGCTGGAATAATGGGAACCAGAATGTGAACGCAGATGCCAACGCTTATCCAAATTTTATGCAAAACAGAAACGTGAATAGCAGAATGTGGAATAATCTGGGCCAGAATGTGAAAGCAAATGCAGACGCCCCTCCCGATTTTATGCAAGATAAAGAGAACATAAACCTCGAAAGCAAGAATGATGTTAGGACTGGCTTGAATTCTAGGCCAATGGACTTTGTAAGAGGAATTTTAGATGAAGATAATTTTATGAGAGGTGGTTCCTTTCAGTATCAGTATCAGTATGAGCAGGATGCTGATCATGTTCATATAAAGATGTTACGTAATAATACCTTTGTGACTGTAACAGATTCTAAAGGAAATGTAAAACTCAGTGGCTCTGCTGGGTCATTGAAAGACCTGAAATCAGGGCAAAAGCTTTCTAGGTATGCCGCCGAGGCAACTGCGGAAGTTGTGGGCCGGAGGTCTAGGGCTTTGGGATTGAAATCTGTGGTCATGAAAGTGAATGGATTTACCCATTTTAGCAGAAAAAGGCGAGCGATAATGAGCTGGAAGGAGGGCTTTACTTCTGATTCTCGAGGCGGTAGAAATCCAATTGTATTCATTGAAGATACCACTAGAAAACCCCATAATGGCTGCAGATTACCAAAGAAACGACGTATTTAG
- the LOC106773285 gene encoding CDGSH iron-sulfur domain-containing protein NEET, with protein sequence MESVLSQVGVSFFNGITPKGVVSTNFKGCSFGVGGGGRPRRVVLVKAEAVGINPDIRKSEEKVVDSVVVTELSKPVTAYCRCWRSGTFPLCDGNHVKHNKATGDNVGPLLLKK encoded by the exons ATGGAGTCTGTTCTAAGCCAAGTTGGTGTAAGTTTCTTCAATGGGATTACCCCAAAAGGGGTTGTTAGTACCAATTTCAAGGGTTGTTCTTttggtgttggtggtggtgggaGACCAAGGCGTGTAGTGTTGGTGAAAGCTGAGGCTGTGGGTATAAACCCTGATATCAGGAAGAGTGAAGAGAAGGTGGTGGATTCTGTTGTGGTCACTGAACTCTCTAAGCCCGTCACTGCTTATTGCAG ATGTTGGAGATCAGGGACTTTTCCTCTATGTGATGGAAACCATGTTAAGCATAACAAAGCCACTGGTGATAATGTTGGGCCTCTTCTTTTGAAGAAGTAA